The following proteins are encoded in a genomic region of Acetobacter oryzoeni:
- the trbG gene encoding P-type conjugative transfer protein TrbG — MTRFIFAALPVALLSLAGCAGSYHPPVIRYDDAARATRIPDPPKPVQVVEVPQPLPLPGQFKPLPSRRTAHPVPEVTDPTTRVTQANLAARIQPTRAGFINAVQVYPYSPGALYQVYTSPGEITDIMLQQGEKLVGTGPVAAGDTVRWVIGDTESGEGATKRIHILVKPTRPDLTTNLIINTDRRTYLAELRSTPPTYMASVSWNYPEDDLIALHRQDDAADDSAPVDAGLNLDTLNFRYAIQPVKGGTPPWLPGRAFDDGHKVYIAFPSGIGQGELPPLFVLGADGGPELVNYRVRQNWMIVDRLFAAAELRLGDKHSEQRVRIVRIDGRKS, encoded by the coding sequence ATGACGCGCTTCATTTTCGCAGCCCTTCCTGTGGCGCTGCTCTCGCTTGCCGGTTGCGCGGGCAGTTACCATCCGCCCGTCATCCGGTACGATGACGCCGCGCGCGCGACGAGAATTCCCGATCCACCGAAGCCCGTGCAGGTGGTGGAGGTGCCACAGCCACTTCCTCTGCCGGGCCAGTTCAAGCCACTGCCGTCACGACGCACGGCCCATCCGGTCCCCGAGGTTACTGATCCGACCACGCGCGTGACCCAGGCTAATCTGGCGGCGCGCATCCAGCCGACGCGGGCCGGTTTCATCAATGCGGTGCAGGTCTATCCCTATTCTCCGGGTGCCCTCTATCAGGTCTATACCTCGCCAGGCGAGATCACGGACATCATGCTCCAGCAGGGTGAAAAACTGGTGGGCACCGGCCCAGTTGCTGCTGGGGATACGGTGCGCTGGGTCATCGGTGACACCGAAAGCGGAGAAGGGGCGACCAAACGCATCCATATCCTGGTGAAGCCGACCCGGCCGGATCTGACCACTAATCTGATCATCAATACTGACCGACGGACTTATCTGGCGGAATTGAGGTCAACACCCCCCACATACATGGCGTCGGTCTCGTGGAACTATCCCGAGGACGATCTGATTGCCCTGCACCGGCAGGACGACGCGGCCGATGACTCTGCCCCAGTGGACGCGGGGCTGAATCTCGATACTCTGAATTTCCGCTATGCCATCCAGCCGGTGAAAGGCGGCACGCCGCCCTGGTTACCCGGCCGGGCCTTTGATGACGGTCACAAGGTCTATATCGCTTTTCCATCCGGGATCGGGCAGGGGGAACTGCCGCCGCTCTTCGTGCTGGGGGCGGATGGCGGCCCGGAACTGGTCAATTACCGGGTGCGGCAGAACTGGATGATCGTGGATCGGCTGTTCGCCGCCGCTGAACTGCGGCTGGGCGATAAGCATTCCGAGCAGCGGGTGCGCATTGTCCGCATTGACGGCAGGAAGTCATGA
- the trbF gene encoding conjugal transfer protein TrbF — MFRRSTTRYGTTPEPVTPYQKAAQVWDERIGSARVQARNWRLMAFGSLLLSAGLGVGLVWQSARGTITPWVVQVDRLGQAQVVAPAIAGYMPADPQIAWYLAQFVHDVRALSSDPVVVRQNWLRAYDFTTTSGAQALNDYARLNDPFSRIGHEQVEVDIASVIRASPGSFRVAWSERHYRDGAFTGTERWTAIVSVVLHTPRDADHLRKNPLGIYVSAINWSKELGQ; from the coding sequence ATGTTCCGTCGCTCCACCACCCGCTACGGGACCACGCCCGAGCCTGTCACGCCCTATCAGAAAGCCGCGCAAGTCTGGGACGAGCGCATCGGCTCCGCCCGTGTACAGGCCCGTAACTGGCGGCTGATGGCGTTCGGCTCTCTGCTTCTGTCCGCAGGCCTTGGCGTAGGGCTGGTCTGGCAGTCCGCGCGCGGTACCATCACGCCGTGGGTCGTGCAGGTCGATCGGCTGGGGCAGGCGCAGGTCGTGGCCCCCGCGATAGCGGGCTATATGCCCGCCGATCCGCAGATCGCTTGGTATCTGGCGCAGTTCGTTCATGACGTGCGCGCTCTGTCGTCGGACCCTGTGGTGGTGCGGCAGAACTGGCTACGCGCCTATGATTTCACCACCACGTCGGGCGCTCAGGCGCTTAACGATTATGCCCGCCTCAATGATCCGTTCTCGCGCATCGGGCATGAGCAGGTCGAGGTGGACATCGCCTCGGTGATTCGGGCGTCTCCCGGCAGCTTCCGTGTCGCCTGGAGCGAGCGCCATTACCGCGACGGCGCGTTCACCGGCACCGAACGCTGGACCGCCATCGTGTCGGTCGTTCTGCACACGCCACGCGATGCCGACCATCTCAGGAAAAATCCGCTCGGAATCTACGTCTCCGCCATCAACTGGTCGAAGGAGCTTGGTCAATGA
- the trbL gene encoding P-type conjugative transfer protein TrbL, translated as MAMGNVGVIDTFLNTFTTTIDSGFGLVKGNVISLAGTLSVLDMALAGLFWAWAADEDIIQRLVKKTLYIGFFSFLISNFSSLSKTVFDSFAALGLRAGGGNLALGDFLRPGRLASTGFDAAQPLLDSVHNLLGPVAFFTNFIQIFVLCLSWLIVLAAFFILAVQLFVALIEFKLTTLAGFILIPFALFSRTAFLAEKVLGNVVSSGVKIMVLAVISAIASVLFAQFSTSYGSDVPTIGQSVSVVLASLAIVGLSIFGGSIANGLISGAPQLGAGAAVGTGMAVGAMGAAAAAGVGAVASGGAAALGATAAAARGGAAIAGAATSAYSAGAAGASGGAGSMAAGIGGMGRAVGGNVANAVKGAASRAGSSLKESYAAGGRWAARGMGEGGEGGAGDNGPAPSGGGGPAGEGDGPTGGGPTGEGPSGGDGGGSGEPPRWAQKMKRRNAAAHAAEAAHVIRSADGGGGSSSIDLSEKE; from the coding sequence ATGGCGATGGGCAATGTGGGCGTTATCGACACTTTCCTGAATACCTTCACCACCACCATCGACAGCGGCTTCGGTCTGGTGAAGGGGAATGTGATCTCACTAGCAGGAACACTGTCCGTGCTGGATATGGCGCTGGCTGGCCTGTTCTGGGCCTGGGCTGCTGATGAGGACATCATCCAGCGTCTGGTGAAGAAGACGCTCTATATCGGATTCTTTTCCTTTCTGATCAGCAATTTCTCCAGTCTGTCGAAGACCGTCTTTGACAGTTTTGCGGCCCTTGGCCTGAGAGCCGGTGGCGGCAATCTGGCACTCGGAGACTTCCTGCGGCCCGGCCGACTGGCATCCACGGGTTTCGATGCAGCCCAGCCGCTTCTGGATTCAGTCCATAATCTCCTTGGTCCTGTCGCCTTCTTTACGAACTTCATTCAGATCTTTGTGCTCTGTCTGTCGTGGCTGATCGTGCTCGCGGCGTTCTTCATTCTGGCCGTGCAGCTTTTTGTTGCCCTGATCGAATTCAAGCTGACCACGCTGGCGGGTTTCATCCTGATCCCCTTCGCCCTGTTCAGCCGCACCGCCTTTCTGGCGGAAAAGGTGCTGGGCAATGTCGTCTCGTCGGGTGTGAAGATCATGGTGCTGGCGGTCATTTCCGCTATCGCGTCGGTTCTGTTCGCCCAGTTCTCAACCTCCTACGGCAGCGACGTTCCCACGATCGGGCAGTCCGTCTCGGTGGTGCTGGCCTCCCTTGCAATTGTCGGCCTGTCCATTTTTGGCGGCAGCATCGCCAATGGGCTGATTTCCGGCGCACCGCAGCTTGGCGCGGGAGCGGCAGTCGGTACCGGCATGGCGGTTGGCGCCATGGGTGCTGCTGCGGCGGCCGGTGTCGGGGCTGTTGCTTCCGGTGGTGCCGCAGCCCTCGGCGCCACGGCTGCCGCCGCGCGGGGAGGGGCCGCGATTGCCGGGGCTGCTACCTCCGCCTATTCGGCCGGAGCCGCAGGCGCGTCTGGCGGCGCGGGCAGCATGGCCGCCGGGATCGGAGGCATGGGCCGGGCCGTCGGTGGAAATGTCGCGAATGCCGTCAAAGGGGCGGCTTCGCGTGCCGGTTCATCCCTCAAGGAAAGCTATGCCGCCGGTGGACGCTGGGCCGCGCGCGGGATGGGGGAGGGAGGCGAAGGCGGAGCCGGGGATAACGGACCGGCACCTTCTGGAGGCGGTGGTCCTGCCGGAGAAGGGGATGGCCCCACGGGTGGCGGCCCTACCGGTGAGGGTCCGTCTGGTGGAGATGGTGGCGGTTCCGGCGAACCGCCCCGCTGGGCTCAGAAGATGAAGCGCCGCAATGCCGCCGCTCATGCTGCTGAGGCCGCCCATGTTATCCGCTCCGCCGATGGCGGGGGCGGATCTTCCTCCATCGATCTGTCGGAAAAGGAATGA
- the trbJ gene encoding P-type conjugative transfer protein TrbJ, with the protein MTERHCQLRTDFFARVREKHFHRTALVASVTLAFGATFDLSRPARAQWAVYDGANHVQNVLIAARTLQQIDNQITSLANQAQMLVNQGRNLASLPLSTLSTLQSTISQTTALLAQAQNIAYSVTSVEQQYQQAYTSISSGMSDSALFSQAQTRWQNSVGGFEDALKLQARVVGNIPSDSSAMTQLVSSSQTSTGALQAAQAGNQLLALQSRQLSDIQAELAANGRATALQQARDAATEAESEAQYQHFSQHDAYVPGTVSIFGSSGN; encoded by the coding sequence ATGACGGAAAGACATTGCCAGCTTCGGACCGATTTTTTTGCGCGTGTGAGAGAAAAACATTTCCATCGCACTGCTCTTGTCGCCTCTGTTACGCTGGCATTCGGTGCAACGTTCGACCTTTCACGACCGGCCCGTGCCCAATGGGCGGTCTATGATGGGGCGAACCACGTCCAGAACGTGCTGATCGCGGCCCGCACGCTTCAGCAGATCGACAACCAGATCACATCTCTTGCCAATCAGGCGCAGATGCTGGTCAACCAGGGCCGTAATCTGGCGAGCCTGCCACTGTCGACATTGTCGACGCTGCAATCAACGATTTCCCAGACAACAGCCTTGCTCGCGCAGGCACAGAACATCGCTTATTCGGTGACCTCGGTCGAGCAGCAATACCAGCAGGCGTACACCTCAATCTCGTCCGGCATGTCAGACAGTGCCCTGTTCAGCCAGGCACAGACACGGTGGCAGAATTCCGTGGGCGGGTTCGAAGATGCCCTGAAGCTTCAGGCTCGGGTGGTAGGAAACATCCCCAGCGACAGTTCGGCCATGACCCAGCTTGTCTCTTCCAGCCAGACCTCCACGGGCGCGTTGCAGGCGGCGCAGGCAGGAAACCAGCTTCTGGCGCTACAGTCCCGTCAGTTATCCGACATTCAGGCCGAACTTGCTGCCAATGGCCGCGCCACAGCCCTGCAACAGGCGCGCGATGCTGCGACGGAAGCGGAAAGTGAAGCTCAGTATCAGCATTTTTCACAGCATGACGCCTATGTGCCCGGCACGGTGTCCATTTTCGGCAGCAGCGGGAACTGA
- the trbE gene encoding conjugal transfer protein TrbE, which yields MMSLGEYRNRNSLLSDFLPWAALVEKGVVLNKDGSFQRTAKIRGPDLDSATPAELVGVTGRLNNALRRLGSGWAVFVEAQRVPATLYPDGDFPDAASQMVDLERREQFEDEGAHFESRYFLTLVWLPPAESSGRAERFLYEGRERDGPDPHGMLHTFVDRTDRMLALLDGFMPEAAWLDDGEMLTYLHSTISTRNQRVRVPEIPMHLDALLVDQPLSGGLEPKLGDAFLKTLTITGFPSRTFPGILDDLNRLAMPYRWSTRAILLDKTDATKVLTKIRRQWFAKRKSIAAIVREVMTNEASVLVDNDAANKAADADLALQSLGADDVGQAYITVTVTVWDGSASIAAEKLRLVERIIQGRDFTCMAESLNAVEAWLGSLPGHVYANVRQPPVSTLNLAHMIPLSAVWAGPEMDGHFKAAPLFYGKTAGATPFRFSLHVGDVGHTLIAGPTGAGKSVLLALMALQFRRYAGSQIFAFDFGGSMRAATLAMGGDWRDLGGGLTDADLSGEEGSGVLLQPLARIDDPDERKWASEWLGQILVGEGVALTPEVKSHLWSALNSLASSPARERTLSGLVALLQSNALKQALAPYCLGGPYGRLLDADAERIGDADVVVFETESLIGSGAASSVLSYLFHRIEGRLDGRPTLLVIDEGWLVLDDGDFSGQLREWLKTLRKKNASVIFATQSLSDIANSRIAPAVVESCPTRIFLPNERAIEPQIMALYRDFGLNDRQIAIIARAASKRDYYCQTQRGNRLFELGLGPVALALCAASGKDDHKLIDAVLAEHGRDGFLLAWFDARGVSWAADLLRDDRGAEDVP from the coding sequence ATGATGTCCCTTGGCGAATATCGCAACCGAAACTCCCTGCTGTCTGATTTCCTGCCCTGGGCCGCGCTGGTCGAAAAGGGCGTCGTCCTGAACAAGGACGGCAGTTTTCAGCGCACCGCAAAAATACGTGGTCCCGATCTCGATAGCGCAACACCAGCGGAACTGGTCGGTGTGACCGGAAGATTGAACAATGCGCTCCGTCGCCTTGGCTCAGGCTGGGCGGTGTTCGTGGAAGCGCAGCGCGTCCCGGCGACACTCTATCCTGACGGTGACTTTCCCGACGCAGCCAGCCAGATGGTCGACCTGGAGCGCCGGGAGCAGTTCGAGGATGAGGGCGCGCATTTCGAGAGTCGGTATTTTCTGACCCTGGTCTGGCTGCCACCGGCGGAATCATCAGGTCGCGCCGAGCGTTTTCTCTATGAAGGCAGGGAACGCGATGGTCCCGATCCGCATGGCATGCTCCATACGTTCGTGGACCGCACGGATCGGATGCTGGCCTTGCTGGATGGCTTCATGCCCGAGGCGGCATGGCTGGATGACGGTGAGATGCTGACTTATCTGCACAGTACCATCTCCACCCGGAACCAGCGGGTCCGGGTGCCGGAAATTCCGATGCATCTGGATGCCCTGCTGGTGGACCAGCCGCTTTCGGGTGGTCTGGAGCCAAAGCTGGGCGATGCCTTCCTTAAAACCCTGACCATTACGGGTTTCCCGTCGCGGACTTTCCCCGGAATCCTGGACGACCTGAACCGGCTGGCCATGCCCTATCGCTGGTCCACCCGCGCCATCCTGCTGGACAAGACCGACGCCACCAAGGTGCTGACGAAAATCAGGCGCCAGTGGTTCGCAAAGCGCAAGAGTATCGCAGCCATTGTCCGCGAAGTGATGACCAATGAGGCGTCAGTTCTCGTGGATAACGATGCCGCCAACAAGGCAGCCGATGCCGATCTGGCGTTGCAGTCGCTGGGCGCGGATGATGTCGGGCAGGCTTACATCACGGTCACGGTGACGGTGTGGGATGGCAGCGCCAGCATAGCGGCGGAAAAACTTCGCCTCGTGGAAAGGATCATTCAGGGCCGTGACTTCACCTGCATGGCGGAAAGCCTGAACGCGGTGGAGGCGTGGCTGGGATCTCTGCCGGGGCATGTCTACGCCAATGTGCGGCAGCCCCCGGTCTCGACCCTGAATCTGGCGCACATGATTCCGCTTTCCGCCGTGTGGGCAGGGCCGGAGATGGATGGGCATTTCAAGGCCGCACCGCTGTTTTATGGCAAAACGGCAGGGGCCACGCCGTTCCGGTTTTCCCTGCATGTCGGCGATGTGGGTCATACGCTAATCGCGGGACCGACCGGGGCAGGTAAATCCGTGCTGCTGGCGCTCATGGCGCTCCAGTTCCGTCGCTATGCGGGATCGCAGATTTTTGCCTTCGATTTTGGCGGGTCGATGCGCGCGGCAACGCTGGCGATGGGAGGCGATTGGCGCGACCTCGGGGGTGGACTGACAGATGCCGATCTGTCTGGAGAAGAGGGCAGCGGCGTATTACTTCAGCCGCTGGCGCGGATCGATGATCCGGATGAGCGCAAATGGGCCAGTGAATGGCTCGGTCAGATCCTTGTCGGCGAGGGGGTGGCGCTGACCCCGGAGGTGAAGTCTCACCTCTGGTCGGCTCTGAATTCGCTGGCATCGTCGCCTGCCCGTGAGCGGACCCTGTCCGGCCTGGTCGCGCTTCTCCAGTCCAACGCCCTGAAGCAGGCGTTGGCGCCCTACTGCCTCGGTGGTCCCTACGGCCGCCTCCTGGATGCGGATGCCGAGCGTATCGGGGATGCCGATGTGGTGGTGTTCGAAACCGAAAGTCTGATCGGCTCGGGCGCGGCCTCCTCCGTTCTGTCGTACCTGTTCCACCGCATCGAAGGCCGTCTGGACGGCCGGCCGACCCTGCTGGTCATCGATGAGGGCTGGCTGGTTCTCGATGACGGGGATTTCTCCGGCCAGTTGCGAGAGTGGCTGAAAACCCTGCGCAAAAAGAACGCCAGCGTCATCTTCGCCACCCAGTCCCTGTCGGATATTGCCAATTCCCGCATTGCTCCGGCGGTGGTGGAAAGCTGCCCGACACGGATATTCCTGCCTAACGAGCGGGCGATCGAGCCGCAGATCATGGCGCTCTATCGGGATTTTGGCCTGAACGACCGACAGATCGCCATCATCGCGCGGGCCGCGTCGAAGCGGGACTATTACTGCCAGACGCAACGCGGCAATCGCCTGTTCGAACTGGGGCTCGGGCCTGTCGCACTCGCCTTATGCGCAGCATCAGGGAAGGACGATCACAAGCTGATCGATGCAGTGCTGGCGGAACACGGCCGGGACGGTTTTCTCCTCGCGTGGTTTGACGCGCGGGGCGTGTCATGGGCGGCGGATCTGTTGCGCGACGATCGCGGGGCGGAGGACGTGCCATGA
- a CDS encoding VirB3 family type IV secretion system protein: MAVGYDDDAVPGFHVPVHRSLTDPILLGGAPRAVAIANGTLAAAIALGLRLWLIGAAFWIVGHGLAVWGAKRDPVFIKVGRRHLRYPAWLRA; this comes from the coding sequence ATGGCCGTGGGATATGACGATGATGCCGTGCCGGGCTTCCATGTCCCGGTGCATCGCTCGCTGACCGATCCCATCCTGCTCGGTGGTGCGCCCCGCGCCGTTGCCATCGCCAACGGCACGCTGGCGGCAGCGATCGCCCTTGGTCTGCGGCTGTGGCTGATCGGGGCCGCATTCTGGATCGTCGGCCATGGGCTCGCGGTCTGGGGTGCGAAACGCGATCCGGTCTTCATCAAGGTGGGACGACGGCATCTCCGTTATCCCGCCTGGCTTCGTGCGTAG
- a CDS encoding TrbC/VirB2 family protein: MRPPSRLRAVVCAVARPDWHVRDLRVFGTSLLLSFAFASSAWASGSSMPWETPLNEILESVQGPVAKIISVIIITVTGLTLAFGETSGGFRRLIQIVFGLSIAFAASSFFLSFFSFSGGALI; encoded by the coding sequence ATGAGGCCGCCTTCACGTCTGCGCGCCGTCGTGTGCGCTGTCGCACGTCCTGACTGGCATGTGCGGGATCTCCGTGTATTCGGAACGTCCCTGTTGCTGTCGTTTGCTTTCGCGTCGTCGGCATGGGCGTCAGGATCCAGCATGCCGTGGGAAACCCCGCTCAACGAGATTCTGGAATCCGTGCAGGGACCGGTCGCCAAAATCATCTCGGTGATCATCATTACCGTGACCGGCCTGACGCTGGCCTTCGGGGAAACATCCGGCGGGTTCCGCCGCCTGATCCAGATTGTCTTTGGTCTATCCATTGCTTTTGCCGCGTCCAGCTTCTTCCTGTCGTTCTTTTCGTTCTCCGGTGGGGCGCTGATCTGA
- the trbB gene encoding P-type conjugative transfer ATPase TrbB: protein MSVSSIHERATVRGMSMLRTAMGPAIARHLADPAIVEVMLNPDGRLWIDRLSEGLGDTGDRVTPADAERIVRLVAHHVGAEVHEAAPRVSAELPTGERFEGLLPPVVTAPSFAIRKPAVAVFTLDDYVAAGIMTVGQAVFLRRAVAERKNILVAGGTSTGKTTLVNALLAEVAKTGDRVVLIEDTRELQCTAPNLIAMRTRDGVVTLSELVRSALRLRPDRIPIGEVRGPEALDLLKAWGTGHPGGIGTLHAGSVLAALYRLEQLIQEAVVTVPRAMIAETIDVIAVLSGRGTARHLSELAEIDGLDPVTGAYRIRPVSFSSLETSCSANGESS, encoded by the coding sequence ATGTCAGTTTCCAGCATCCATGAAAGGGCCACGGTACGCGGCATGTCCATGCTGCGCACGGCGATGGGACCGGCGATTGCCCGGCACCTCGCTGATCCTGCCATTGTCGAGGTGATGCTCAATCCCGATGGCAGGCTGTGGATCGACCGCCTGTCCGAGGGGCTGGGCGATACCGGCGACAGGGTTACGCCGGCCGATGCCGAGCGCATCGTACGCCTGGTCGCGCACCATGTCGGGGCGGAGGTGCATGAGGCAGCACCGCGCGTATCGGCGGAACTGCCAACCGGTGAGCGGTTCGAGGGATTGCTCCCGCCCGTCGTGACCGCCCCGAGTTTCGCCATCCGCAAGCCCGCCGTGGCCGTGTTCACCCTCGACGATTATGTCGCCGCCGGAATCATGACGGTGGGGCAGGCGGTATTTCTGCGCCGCGCGGTCGCGGAACGGAAAAACATCCTGGTCGCCGGCGGGACATCGACCGGCAAGACCACGCTGGTCAATGCGCTGCTGGCCGAGGTCGCGAAAACCGGTGATCGCGTCGTGCTGATCGAAGATACGCGGGAACTGCAATGCACAGCCCCCAATCTGATCGCCATGCGTACAAGGGATGGTGTCGTAACCCTGTCCGAACTGGTGCGGTCCGCCCTGCGCCTGCGGCCCGACCGTATCCCGATTGGTGAGGTGCGCGGCCCCGAGGCGCTGGACCTGCTGAAAGCATGGGGCACCGGCCATCCCGGCGGTATCGGTACACTACATGCCGGATCAGTGCTCGCGGCCCTGTATCGGCTGGAACAACTGATCCAGGAGGCGGTGGTCACAGTGCCACGCGCCATGATCGCGGAAACCATCGACGTCATCGCGGTCCTGTCCGGACGCGGCACGGCCCGCCACCTGTCCGAACTGGCAGAAATCGATGGCCTAGATCCCGTGACGGGTGCCTATCGCATCCGTCCGGTCAGCTTCTCGTCTCTCGAAACATCCTGCTCTGCCAATGGAGAGTCATCATGA
- a CDS encoding conjugal transfer protein TraG — MPGTKIQWGQVAVVLSIVVLSWWAATQWTAWELGFQPELGRPWFVLFHHWSVYAPPLFFWWWFEFDAYAPNVFARGAWMAGSGGVLAFAAAVTLSVHRAREARKIETYGSARWADPDEIAKAGLLDPDGVVLGRYGKAYLRHDGPEHVLTFAPTRSGKGVGMVIPTLLTWPGSAIVHDIKGENWELTAGFRARFGRVVLFDPTNAISSAYNPLLEIRRGEWEVRDAQNVADILVDPEGSLEKRNHWEKTSHSLLVGAILHVLYAEPDKTLAGVANFLSDPKRPIATTLSVMMRTNHLGEKWPHPVVASAARELLNKSPNERSGVLSTAMSFLGLYRDPVVAEVTRRCEWRIADIVGGDRPVTLYLTVPPSDISRTKPLIRLVLNQIGRRLTEDLEAAAQRRRLLLMLDEFPALGRLDFFESALAFMAGYRIKSFLIAQSLNQIERAYGPNNSILDNCHVRVSFATNDERTAKRVSDALGTATEMKAMKNYAGHRLSPWLGHLMVSRSETARPLLTAGEVMQLPPADEIVMVSGLYPIRAKKARYFEDDRFRERVLPPPDLPRPKDGRPDDWSTRPLPPRPPAPDAGAEPTEDEGDEDPKQSARRRQPELGEGTVEKKEPMENEFAPDPTDEFDDIAPRNNRMNDLMRGVARQASLDCGDELEL, encoded by the coding sequence ATGCCGGGAACCAAAATTCAATGGGGACAGGTCGCGGTGGTCCTGTCCATTGTCGTCCTGTCCTGGTGGGCCGCGACCCAATGGACGGCCTGGGAACTGGGCTTCCAGCCTGAACTCGGTCGGCCCTGGTTCGTGCTGTTCCATCACTGGTCGGTCTACGCGCCGCCGCTGTTTTTCTGGTGGTGGTTCGAATTCGACGCCTATGCCCCGAACGTCTTTGCGCGCGGGGCGTGGATGGCCGGATCGGGTGGGGTGCTGGCTTTCGCCGCCGCCGTGACGCTGTCGGTCCATCGCGCCCGTGAAGCCAGGAAAATCGAAACCTACGGGTCGGCACGCTGGGCGGACCCGGACGAGATCGCGAAAGCCGGGCTGCTTGACCCGGATGGGGTGGTGCTTGGCCGGTATGGCAAGGCCTATCTGCGCCATGACGGACCGGAGCACGTCCTGACCTTTGCACCAACGCGCAGTGGCAAGGGTGTCGGTATGGTCATCCCGACGCTTCTGACCTGGCCTGGCTCAGCTATTGTCCACGACATTAAGGGCGAGAACTGGGAGTTGACGGCGGGATTTCGCGCCCGTTTCGGTCGCGTCGTGCTGTTTGACCCGACCAATGCGATCTCGTCCGCCTATAACCCGTTACTGGAAATCCGGCGTGGAGAGTGGGAAGTCCGCGATGCCCAGAATGTCGCCGATATCCTCGTGGACCCGGAAGGCAGTCTGGAGAAGCGCAATCACTGGGAGAAAACCTCACACTCCCTGCTTGTCGGCGCCATCCTGCATGTCCTCTATGCCGAGCCAGACAAAACCCTCGCCGGTGTCGCCAATTTCCTGTCGGACCCGAAGCGCCCGATCGCCACCACGCTGTCGGTCATGATGCGGACAAACCATCTGGGTGAGAAGTGGCCACATCCTGTTGTTGCATCGGCCGCGCGCGAGCTGCTGAACAAATCGCCCAATGAACGCTCGGGCGTGCTCTCCACTGCCATGTCCTTCCTTGGCCTGTACCGTGATCCGGTGGTGGCGGAAGTCACCCGGCGCTGCGAATGGCGCATTGCCGACATCGTTGGAGGGGACCGCCCAGTGACGCTTTACCTGACCGTGCCCCCCTCGGATATCAGCCGCACCAAGCCATTGATCAGGCTGGTGCTGAACCAGATTGGCCGTAGGCTGACGGAAGACTTGGAGGCTGCGGCACAGCGACGGCGCCTGCTACTGATGCTCGACGAATTTCCGGCCCTCGGGCGTCTGGATTTCTTTGAATCGGCGCTGGCTTTCATGGCGGGCTACCGGATCAAAAGCTTCCTGATCGCCCAGTCCCTCAACCAGATCGAACGGGCTTATGGGCCGAACAATTCGATCCTCGACAACTGCCATGTCCGGGTGAGCTTCGCCACCAACGATGAGCGGACGGCGAAACGTGTGTCTGACGCGCTTGGGACTGCCACCGAGATGAAGGCGATGAAGAACTACGCGGGGCACCGGCTTTCGCCCTGGCTGGGCCATCTGATGGTTTCGCGCTCGGAGACGGCACGCCCGCTGCTGACGGCGGGAGAAGTCATGCAGCTCCCGCCAGCGGACGAGATCGTCATGGTCTCCGGTCTCTATCCGATCCGCGCGAAGAAGGCCCGCTATTTCGAGGATGACCGCTTCCGCGAGCGCGTTCTTCCTCCGCCTGATCTTCCGCGCCCGAAAGATGGCCGTCCCGACGACTGGAGCACGCGACCGTTGCCGCCACGCCCACCGGCGCCGGATGCCGGGGCGGAGCCGACGGAGGACGAGGGGGATGAAGACCCGAAACAGTCTGCCCGCCGCCGTCAGCCAGAACTGGGTGAGGGAACGGTCGAGAAGAAGGAGCCGATGGAAAATGAATTCGCACCCGACCCGACTGACGAATTCGACGACATCGCGCCCCGTAACAACCGGATGAACGATCTCATGCGCGGTGTGGCCCGGCAGGCATCGCTCGACTGTGGCGACGAGCTGGAACTGTGA
- a CDS encoding type II toxin-antitoxin system Phd/YefM family antitoxin yields MSITTLSSREFNQDTSRAKKAAAEGPVFITDRGRTAHVLLSIEEYRRLTHHPRKIADALAMPEAADIAFDPPRANITLRPADFS; encoded by the coding sequence ATGAGCATCACCACACTTTCAAGCCGCGAGTTCAACCAGGACACCAGCCGGGCCAAGAAGGCGGCGGCCGAGGGACCGGTGTTCATCACCGACAGGGGACGCACGGCCCATGTCCTGCTCAGTATTGAGGAATACCGCCGTCTGACACACCATCCGCGCAAGATCGCGGACGCTCTGGCGATGCCGGAAGCTGCGGACATCGCATTCGATCCGCCTCGCGCCAATATCACACTCCGCCCGGCCGATTTTTCCTGA